The Spirochaetaceae bacterium region AGTAAAGTTGTATGGCATAGGGGTACTAGCCGCTACCCAGCCGGTAGTTTCGTCCAGTGGCCAGTTAGCCGTATTGGTAATATTGCCAAAATTGATACACGAACTTAATAATATTAAGGTTAGTAAAATAAATGCTTTCATTTTTATAATGGTTAAAGCTGTAACTATTATGCTTTTTAACTATTATACAGCCCGATAATAGCGGCATTGTAACTAAGCTAAAAACCCTCATAATAAGAGGGTTTTTACTGTAAAAATTAACGTTTACTAAACTGAAAGCGGCGGCGAGCGCCTTTTTGGCCGTATTTTTTACGTTCCACCATACGGCTATCGCGCCTTAATAGGCCGTTGGCCTTTAAAGACGAACGGTTACTTTCATCGTAGACCGTAAGGGCTCTTGCAATACCGTGCCGGCAAGCGCCGGCTTGGCCGTTAATGCCGCCGCCGCGTACGGTAATAACTAAATCGTATTTACCAAGCGTATCGGTAACATTAAAAGGCCTTTCAAGCTGCATAGCTAAGCTGCTTAAGGCAAAATATTCTTTAACATCTTTTCCGTTTACTTTAATATTGCCATTGCCATTGCGTAGATAAACCCTAGCAACTGCCGTTTTACGCCGCCCTACACCAATGGCTAAATTTAAATTACTTTTCATATTA contains the following coding sequences:
- the rpsI gene encoding 30S ribosomal protein S9: MKSNLNLAIGVGRRKTAVARVYLRNGNGNIKVNGKDVKEYFALSSLAMQLERPFNVTDTLGKYDLVITVRGGGINGQAGACRHGIARALTVYDESNRSSLKANGLLRRDSRMVERKKYGQKGARRRFQFSKR